AAGGGAGGTCCCTCGATGAAGATCGCTATATCCTCAGAAGGACAGACGTTTGAAAGCCCGGTAGCAGAGCGTTTCGCCCGGTGCCCCTTTTTCCTCATCGTCGATGAGGAAGGTTCGCTCCTGGAGGCTCTATCCAACCAGGCCACACAGGCAGCCCATGGCGCCGGTGGAATGGCCGTGCAGTTCATAGCGTCCAAGGGCGTTTCAGCCCTCATCGCGCCGAGGCTGGGTCCCAACGCCGTCTCGGCCCTGAAAGCGGCGGGCATC
This DNA window, taken from Thermovirga sp., encodes the following:
- a CDS encoding dinitrogenase iron-molybdenum cofactor biosynthesis protein, which codes for MKIAISSEGQTFESPVAERFARCPFFLIVDEEGSLLEALSNQATQAAHGAGGMAVQFIASKGVSALIAPRLGPNAVSALKAAGIRAFEASEMTCKEAFEQYKKGSLREIPL